A genomic window from Sphingobacterium sp. BN32 includes:
- the miaA gene encoding tRNA (adenosine(37)-N6)-dimethylallyltransferase MiaA has product MDKICDLRTTQDIVKYINRAKETLSPDLLLILIGPTASGKTKLAVELAKALDGEIISADSRQVYQGLDIGTGKDLKEYDGIPYHLIDIVSPTTQYSVKEFVKDFEIAYQDIIHRGKFPILCGGTGSYVQTLLQPQPYSSIPRDEAFHVEHAALSKEELIAMIQVEDIPSDFQIDWDSHKRLVRALEILRYLKTNELPIDTAHQPYPHLIMALSPPLETRRGRIDKRLSARMEEGLISEVQGLLETGLSHEQLQWFGLEYKYASYYLLGELTLAEFHDKLRTEIHRFAKRQMTYFRKMEKDGLAINWLVNYR; this is encoded by the coding sequence ATGGACAAAATTTGTGATCTAAGAACGACACAAGACATTGTAAAATACATTAATCGGGCGAAAGAAACACTTTCGCCTGATTTGCTTTTGATCCTGATCGGCCCCACGGCTTCAGGCAAAACGAAGTTAGCCGTCGAACTGGCGAAGGCACTCGATGGGGAAATTATTTCTGCCGATTCCAGGCAGGTTTACCAAGGATTAGATATTGGAACAGGCAAAGACTTGAAAGAATATGATGGCATCCCCTATCATCTGATTGATATCGTATCTCCAACAACGCAATATTCAGTTAAGGAATTCGTGAAAGACTTTGAGATTGCTTATCAGGATATTATCCATAGAGGAAAGTTTCCGATACTCTGCGGCGGAACGGGGTCTTATGTTCAAACGCTATTGCAGCCTCAACCCTATAGCTCGATTCCGAGGGATGAGGCATTTCATGTGGAACATGCTGCATTATCGAAAGAAGAACTGATCGCAATGATTCAAGTAGAGGATATCCCATCTGACTTTCAGATCGACTGGGATAGCCATAAGCGCTTGGTCAGAGCGTTGGAAATTCTGCGCTATTTGAAGACAAATGAGCTACCAATAGATACCGCTCATCAACCATACCCCCACCTTATCATGGCATTATCGCCTCCCTTGGAGACCCGACGCGGTAGAATCGATAAGCGTTTGTCGGCAAGAATGGAAGAGGGTTTGATTTCGGAGGTTCAAGGCTTATTGGAAACCGGTCTTAGCCACGAGCAATTGCAATGGTTTGGATTGGAATACAAGTATGCTTCCTATTATCTTTTAGGCGAACTAACTTTAGCAGAGTTTCATGATAAGCTTCGAACAGAAATCCATCGCTTCGCTAAACGACAGATGACTTATTTCCGGAAAATGGAGAAAGATGGCCTAGCGATCAACTGGCTTGTTAATTATCGTTAA
- a CDS encoding Gfo/Idh/MocA family protein, producing MKRKLRMGMVGGGNDAFIGAVHRIAAFMDGKIELVCGAFSVNPEISLQSGRDLFVADDRVYATYEEMIEKEAQLPEGERMDFVTIVTPNFLHFAPAKLALEKGFDVVVEKPMTVSLEEAQELQAVVERTGRTLCLTHTYSGYPMVKQAKAMVREGHFGKIRKIVVEYPQGWLSRLSEREGNAGAAWRADPKRSGKSLVMGDIGTHAAHLAEYVTGLKIQEVCADLTTFVEGRLLDDDGSVLLRFEDGAKGVLMASQISAGEENAVRIRVYGEKGGLEWANEDPNNLIIKMLDQPRQLYRTGNAYADPFTLSSFATHNTRIPAGHPEGLLESFANIYRNFALTVSAKKEGVTPSAEAQDFPNVYDGVRGMAFIDTVVKSNDSNEKWTKFVI from the coding sequence ATGAAACGAAAACTTCGCATGGGCATGGTCGGTGGTGGAAATGATGCGTTTATTGGCGCCGTTCACCGCATTGCTGCCTTTATGGATGGAAAAATAGAATTAGTATGTGGTGCCTTCAGCGTTAATCCGGAGATTTCTTTGCAATCGGGCAGGGATTTATTTGTTGCTGATGACCGTGTTTATGCAACATACGAAGAAATGATTGAGAAGGAAGCACAGCTGCCGGAAGGCGAGCGTATGGACTTCGTTACGATCGTTACGCCTAACTTCTTGCACTTTGCTCCTGCAAAACTGGCTTTGGAAAAGGGCTTTGATGTTGTTGTGGAGAAGCCGATGACTGTTTCTTTAGAAGAGGCACAGGAGCTTCAGGCTGTTGTTGAGCGCACAGGTCGCACCTTGTGTTTGACACATACTTACTCCGGCTATCCGATGGTAAAACAGGCGAAGGCGATGGTGAGAGAAGGGCATTTCGGAAAAATCCGTAAGATTGTTGTCGAGTATCCGCAGGGATGGTTAAGCCGTCTGAGCGAGCGCGAGGGCAATGCTGGTGCCGCATGGCGCGCAGATCCGAAGCGTTCGGGCAAGTCTTTAGTAATGGGTGATATCGGTACGCATGCTGCGCATTTGGCAGAGTATGTTACTGGATTGAAAATTCAAGAGGTTTGTGCAGATTTGACAACGTTTGTTGAAGGTCGCTTGTTGGATGATGATGGTTCGGTATTATTGCGTTTTGAAGATGGTGCGAAGGGTGTGTTGATGGCGTCGCAAATCTCTGCAGGCGAGGAAAATGCAGTTCGCATTCGTGTATATGGTGAGAAGGGCGGATTGGAATGGGCGAATGAAGATCCAAATAATTTAATCATTAAGATGCTGGATCAGCCTAGACAATTATACCGTACGGGTAATGCTTATGCTGACCCATTTACATTAAGCAGCTTTGCAACGCATAATACGCGTATTCCTGCAGGACATCCGGAAGGATTGTTGGAGTCTTTTGCAAACATTTACCGTAACTTTGCATTGACTGTATCGGCGAAGAAAGAAGGCGTAACGCCATCTGCTGAAGCACAGGACTTTCCAAATGTTTACGACGGTGTGCGTGGAATGGCCTTCATTGATACGGTTGTAAAAAGCAACGATAGCAACGAGAAATGGACAAAATTTGTGATCTAA